One genomic region from Nymphaea colorata isolate Beijing-Zhang1983 chromosome 12, ASM883128v2, whole genome shotgun sequence encodes:
- the LOC116266012 gene encoding putative invertase inhibitor, with translation MPNMSTVSYSPAIMCILFFLAFFSASSVHVNGEEGIEFIKKTCNQTLDYSFCLTTLQADNRSSHANLTGLDVIAMEMGVKNATSTLSYISKLLKQKTDPYTKACLKDCNELYSSSIDSFKSGIENLGAKRYDDVNVDISAAMTNVDTCETGFTDGNGGASPLTKQNQNLMNIGSLTLAILKLIAEP, from the coding sequence ATGCCAAACATGTCCACTGTCAGTTATTCTCCTGCCATcatgtgcattttatttttcttggcgTTCTTTTCCGCTTCCTCGGTGCATGTTAATGGTGAGGAGGGAATTGAGTTCATAAAGAAGACTTGCAACCAAACACTTGACTACAGCTTCTGCTTGACCACGCTGCAGGCAGACAACAGGAGCAGCCATGCAAATCTCACTGGCTTGGACGTTATTGCCATGGAAATGGGCGTCAAGAACGCAACGTCTACGCTGTCATACATCTCCAAACTGCTCAAGCAGAAGACTGATCCTTACACCAAGGCGTGCCTGAAAGACTGCAATGAGTTGTACTCGAGCAGCATCGATTCGTTCAAGTCCGGCATCGAGAATTTGGGGGCTAAGCGGTACGACGACGTCAACGTGGATATATCGGCCGCCATGACCAACGTAGACACGTGCGAGACGGGGTTCACAGACGGAAATGGAGGAGCTTCCCCTTTGACCAAGCAGAACCAGAATCTGATGAACATCGGGAGTCTTACACTCGCCATCCTCAAACTCATAGCTGAACCATAG